A region of Alteromonadaceae bacterium 2753L.S.0a.02 DNA encodes the following proteins:
- a CDS encoding glucuronate isomerase yields MTELTLHPDRLFPADKTMREIARRLYQEVKDLPIISPHGHTDPQWFADNEPFGNASELLIKPDHYVFRMLYSQGIPLTSLGIPTCDGSLVEQDPRKIWRLLAENYYLFRGTPSRMWLDFVFKEVFNLEKALNSSTADEYYDHITNSLQTPDYLPRALFDRNRIETLATTESPLDDLRHHKKIRESDWQGNVITAFRPDPVVDPEFEGFVENVHQLGEITGEDISNWQGYLNALRNRREYFATMGATSTDHGHPTAGTADLSQQQCEVLYAKAISGSCSANDAELFRAQILTEMAGMSIEDGLVMQIHPGCFRNHNLQVYRQFGRDKGADIPIQTEYVTALKPLLDKYGNDSRLSIILFTLDETVYSRELAPLAGHYPTLKLGPSWWFHDSPEGMRRFREQMTETGGFYNTVGFNDDTRAFLSIPARHDVARRMDCGFLARLVAEHRITEEEGRDLAVDLSYNLVKKAYKL; encoded by the coding sequence ATGACTGAGCTTACCCTTCACCCCGATCGCTTATTTCCCGCCGATAAAACAATGCGCGAAATAGCCCGTCGGCTTTATCAGGAAGTCAAAGACCTCCCGATTATCAGCCCTCACGGACATACCGATCCACAGTGGTTTGCCGATAATGAGCCGTTTGGTAATGCATCAGAGCTGTTGATAAAGCCAGACCATTATGTGTTCCGAATGCTGTACAGCCAAGGCATTCCGTTGACATCTCTGGGTATTCCAACTTGTGACGGTTCCCTCGTCGAACAGGACCCACGAAAAATCTGGCGCTTGTTAGCGGAGAATTATTATCTGTTTCGTGGTACTCCCTCGCGTATGTGGTTGGACTTTGTATTTAAGGAAGTTTTTAATCTTGAAAAAGCGTTAAATTCCAGCACCGCAGACGAATACTACGACCATATCACCAACAGCCTGCAAACTCCGGATTATTTACCCCGAGCGCTCTTCGATCGAAACCGAATTGAAACGCTGGCGACCACAGAGTCGCCACTCGATGATCTGCGCCATCATAAAAAAATACGCGAAAGCGACTGGCAAGGAAATGTCATAACGGCATTTCGGCCAGATCCGGTAGTCGACCCGGAGTTTGAAGGTTTTGTAGAAAATGTGCACCAGCTGGGGGAAATCACCGGAGAAGATATTTCGAATTGGCAAGGTTATTTAAACGCTTTACGAAATCGTCGCGAATATTTTGCCACTATGGGGGCAACTTCAACGGATCATGGGCATCCTACTGCAGGAACTGCGGATTTATCGCAACAGCAATGTGAAGTACTTTACGCAAAAGCCATTTCCGGTTCTTGCAGCGCAAACGATGCAGAATTATTCCGGGCGCAAATTCTTACCGAGATGGCGGGGATGAGTATTGAAGATGGCTTAGTAATGCAAATACATCCCGGCTGTTTTCGTAATCACAACCTTCAGGTGTATCGCCAGTTTGGCCGCGATAAAGGTGCCGATATCCCGATTCAAACCGAATATGTTACAGCCTTGAAACCTCTGCTAGATAAATACGGCAACGATTCGCGTTTATCCATTATTTTATTTACCTTGGATGAAACTGTTTACAGTAGAGAACTGGCGCCTCTGGCTGGGCATTACCCCACGCTTAAGCTCGGCCCGTCGTGGTGGTTCCACGACAGCCCGGAAGGCATGCGACGCTTTAGAGAACAAATGACGGAAACCGGTGGTTTCTACAATACCGTCGGGTTTAATGACGATACGCGGGCGTTTCTCTCTATTCCCGCACGTCATGATGTGGCCAGACGCATGGACTGCGGATTCTTAGCACGACTGGTGGCGGAACACCGTATCACCGAAGAAGAAGGCAGGGATTTGGCCGTTGACCTCAGCTATAACCTGGTTAAAAAAGCATACAAACTTTAA
- a CDS encoding fructuronate reductase gives MRLRTSTLHHLPDYVIQPSYDRDAIKPGIVHLGVGAFHRAHQAFFTDKYLATAGGNWGIVGGDLRSGRVRDQLDPQDGLYSLVIRDNDQTKIQIIGSVLAELVGPDDPHYAIDLMADESIKIVSLTVTEKGYCHDPATGNLNILHPEIEHDLKNIDTPKSTPGFVVAALKKRMEQGIKSFTLLSCDNLPNNGKVLQKVIMQFARLLDESLADWIEKNTTFPCTMVDRIVPATTDADKDWLAEQLGMRDEGMVVGEPFIQWVIEDNFCNERPAWESVGALLVNDVTVYEHMKLRLLNGSHSLLAYTGYLSGFETINEVMAQPAFVNMCKLFMDREAGETVEQPEGFDIAAYKQQLRERYANTGLRHRTWQIAMDGSQKLPQRLLDTLRDQLAGNGNIDIICLAVAAWMRYVSGVDEKGQTIDVRDPLAAQLKKICDDNADDPAKMVVAMSRLEQVFERDLADQKAFIERTTYWLQCFYKQGVLATVTANFS, from the coding sequence ATGAGACTGCGAACTTCCACACTGCATCACTTACCAGATTACGTCATACAACCCAGCTATGATCGCGACGCCATTAAACCGGGCATTGTACATTTGGGGGTGGGCGCGTTTCATCGCGCGCATCAGGCATTTTTTACCGATAAATATTTGGCTACGGCTGGGGGTAACTGGGGAATTGTTGGCGGTGATTTACGCTCTGGGCGAGTACGTGATCAGCTTGATCCACAAGATGGTCTTTATTCGCTGGTTATTCGCGATAATGACCAAACCAAAATTCAGATCATTGGCTCTGTACTCGCAGAATTGGTTGGCCCTGATGATCCACATTACGCTATAGATTTAATGGCGGATGAAAGTATCAAAATCGTTTCGTTAACGGTAACCGAAAAGGGGTATTGTCACGATCCGGCGACCGGCAATCTCAATATTCTTCACCCTGAAATTGAGCACGATTTAAAAAATATTGATACGCCAAAATCGACTCCGGGTTTTGTAGTCGCTGCGTTAAAAAAGCGTATGGAACAAGGTATAAAGAGTTTCACTCTCTTGAGTTGTGACAACTTACCCAATAACGGTAAGGTTTTGCAGAAGGTTATTATGCAATTCGCCCGGTTACTGGATGAATCCCTCGCAGATTGGATCGAAAAAAACACCACTTTTCCTTGTACCATGGTAGACCGCATTGTTCCGGCCACTACGGATGCTGATAAAGATTGGCTCGCGGAACAGCTGGGTATGCGCGACGAGGGCATGGTAGTCGGGGAGCCCTTTATTCAATGGGTCATAGAAGATAATTTTTGTAACGAGCGACCCGCGTGGGAGAGTGTGGGTGCATTATTGGTTAATGATGTTACGGTTTACGAACACATGAAGTTGAGGCTGCTAAATGGCAGTCACTCTTTACTTGCCTATACGGGCTATCTTTCTGGTTTTGAAACCATTAACGAAGTGATGGCTCAGCCAGCGTTCGTAAACATGTGCAAACTATTTATGGATCGCGAAGCGGGCGAAACCGTAGAACAACCCGAAGGTTTCGATATTGCTGCTTATAAGCAGCAATTGCGTGAACGCTATGCCAACACCGGTTTGCGCCATCGTACCTGGCAGATTGCGATGGATGGCTCACAAAAATTACCGCAGCGTTTATTGGATACATTAAGAGATCAACTCGCGGGCAACGGTAATATTGATATTATTTGCTTGGCGGTAGCTGCCTGGATGCGCTACGTAAGTGGTGTCGATGAGAAAGGTCAGACTATCGATGTGCGCGATCCGTTGGCCGCCCAACTTAAAAAAATATGTGACGATAATGCAGACGATCCCGCTAAAATGGTTGTAGCGATGTCGCGTCTTGAACAAGTCTTCGAACGAGATCTCGCAGATCAAAAGGCGTTTATTGAACGCACCACTTATTGGTTGCAGTGTTTTTATAAGCAGGGTGTATTAGCAACCGTTACGGCTAATTTCTCCTGA